One stretch of Roseimicrobium sp. ORNL1 DNA includes these proteins:
- a CDS encoding Mur ligase family protein, with the protein MGQKSARGKASAPHMRRVPRRIHFLGIHGRLVGSLAMALKRLGAEVSGTDSVAFPPMPALLKSAGIQVASTPHERNLPERVDVVVTGSLVRRGDRELEAAMDRGIPVWNTAAFLQQYFLRETENFVVTGTKGKTSTTAMLLWILQSVGKTPDFLLGGQIRGGRERLTLSGKPMMVLEGDEYPCGVGDPLPKFLRYHPRHVGVTSLQHDHLEVYPSPESYREAFVHLVHQVPRTGSLTLNADDEGAMSLVGLTPTPVTTVGFSRSAATVRITKYRETSSGTKFHVANVAFELLLPGRMHARNAAIAAVMARHAGVSLKQSSLALKEFPGVEGRLDPVGHEEGLPIYTDEAYHPLALRATLEAVRGRHPKQRLVLLFEPRYTSGEDGPWKQTLPESIAGNADVVIAAPPVELRWLPRPFSISGFCRRLRALGTEAHRVKGVSAMESAVRRLCRPGDVVVISFSMIRGEETAAVVEALKEALRETSAHQKKRKPRG; encoded by the coding sequence ATGGGTCAAAAAAGCGCCAGGGGAAAGGCCTCCGCTCCTCACATGCGGCGCGTGCCTCGACGAATCCATTTTCTGGGGATTCACGGGCGGCTGGTGGGCAGCCTGGCGATGGCCCTGAAACGCCTGGGCGCGGAGGTTTCCGGCACGGACAGCGTGGCCTTTCCTCCCATGCCGGCACTCCTCAAGAGCGCCGGAATTCAGGTTGCGTCGACACCTCATGAACGGAATCTCCCTGAGCGTGTGGATGTTGTGGTGACAGGCTCCCTCGTGAGGCGGGGCGACCGCGAGCTGGAGGCCGCCATGGACCGGGGTATTCCGGTGTGGAATACCGCCGCCTTCCTCCAGCAGTATTTCCTTCGGGAGACGGAGAATTTCGTAGTCACCGGGACCAAGGGCAAGACCAGCACGACCGCGATGCTGCTTTGGATCCTGCAGTCCGTGGGGAAAACTCCGGACTTCCTTCTTGGCGGGCAGATTCGCGGCGGGCGGGAACGCCTCACCCTCAGTGGGAAACCCATGATGGTGCTGGAGGGGGACGAATATCCCTGTGGGGTGGGGGACCCGCTGCCAAAATTTCTGCGGTACCACCCCCGGCATGTGGGTGTGACCAGTCTGCAGCACGACCATCTGGAGGTGTATCCCTCGCCCGAATCCTACCGCGAGGCCTTTGTGCATCTCGTCCACCAAGTGCCGCGAACCGGGAGCCTCACGCTAAACGCGGATGATGAGGGGGCTATGTCGCTCGTCGGGCTGACGCCAACTCCGGTCACGACCGTGGGCTTTTCCAGATCGGCAGCCACGGTAAGGATCACGAAGTATCGCGAGACGTCCTCAGGCACGAAGTTCCATGTCGCCAACGTGGCCTTTGAACTGCTGCTGCCCGGAAGGATGCATGCACGCAATGCGGCGATCGCAGCGGTGATGGCCCGCCATGCCGGCGTGTCGCTGAAGCAGTCTTCCCTCGCTCTGAAGGAGTTCCCTGGGGTGGAAGGGCGTCTCGATCCGGTGGGCCACGAGGAGGGCCTCCCCATCTACACGGACGAAGCCTACCACCCTCTCGCGCTGCGGGCGACGCTGGAAGCGGTGCGGGGCCGGCATCCCAAACAGCGGCTGGTCCTGCTTTTCGAACCTCGCTACACCTCCGGCGAAGATGGGCCGTGGAAGCAGACGCTCCCTGAAAGCATCGCTGGAAATGCCGACGTGGTTATCGCCGCCCCACCGGTGGAACTCCGGTGGCTGCCACGGCCCTTTTCTATTTCAGGCTTCTGCCGAAGGCTGCGGGCGCTGGGAACAGAAGCCCACCGTGTGAAGGGTGTCAGCGCCATGGAGTCCGCCGTCCGGCGTCTGTGCCGCCCCGGAGATGTGGTGGTGATTTCCTTTTCGATGATCCGCGGCGAGGAAACGGCAGCCGTGGTAGAGGCGCTGAAAGAAGCCCTGCGTGAGACATCTGCACACCAGAAGAAGAGGAAACCGCGCGGATGA
- a CDS encoding protein kinase, protein MNPLDDTLKIDPITPREIPPAGNANVSILDTDLDLQQTVRMPGAGTLVFNRYRLQRVLGRGGMGVVWLAVDTKLERAVALKFLPDAVGIDPVALKELKEETRRGLDLAHPNIVRFYDFVDDDDGAAAISMEFVDGKSLSERRISLPHHIFTVDQLGPWVGQMCDALDYAHLQKRIVHRDLKPANLMVNSESQMKISDFGISCSLSDTMSRLSRANQHSGTSGTLLYMSPQQAMGDRPNPTDDIYAVGATLYELLTGKPPFYRGDITTQITGKIAPKLKDRREELGIPASDNIPREWEEAIAACLEKDPARRPQSAGELAQMLGVSLRSEMKPLTPQVKTNSEGLRPIEISSPPTEKQAMAATTASMTRWIATACGVLLLLACISGGYWWWTNRPGEWAVQTEPAGATITIGTRVFKAPAVITGLPPGENRATVSKEGFATRMVAVTVLPGKRAESGLVSMVRSVGKLTVSSDPDEVDFVVRSLTNENQPKESGVTPKVLNLPVGKYEVTMEHDKVIKITNVEVLEGETPRAFSEFEKPAPVPPPAPTPAPAPVVTANTSPPASAPPSMPSSADMPPAESSATPSGSAPPAPGPDSTANSIPPSPPASAPSTSMPSSAGTPPTAAPTTGANAGAPAPAPAPGATPTAASSASFDPSAPPPAQNPAVAGPSAPGEAAPAGTQPTVGEPAEGHWKLDELFSSSAYNGYSEAGRRYLLYKAQLGLKIGADGKVGPGTHKAIQKFQTANSLQPTGQLDGPTLSALELTNVPDKSEWSAPKSSGGSSSRSNGGRTPESEKTAARKFIERNILGGRDLKEVFKGSKQ, encoded by the coding sequence ATGAACCCTTTGGATGATACGCTGAAAATTGATCCCATTACGCCGCGGGAGATTCCGCCGGCTGGGAATGCCAATGTCAGCATCCTGGACACGGATCTGGATTTGCAGCAGACCGTGCGCATGCCGGGCGCGGGCACGCTGGTCTTTAACCGTTATCGCCTGCAGCGTGTGCTTGGGCGTGGAGGCATGGGAGTGGTGTGGCTTGCCGTGGACACCAAGCTTGAGCGTGCCGTGGCCTTGAAGTTTTTGCCGGATGCCGTGGGCATCGACCCGGTGGCGCTCAAAGAGCTCAAGGAGGAAACCCGCCGCGGCCTGGACCTCGCGCACCCGAACATCGTACGGTTCTACGACTTCGTGGATGATGATGATGGCGCCGCGGCGATCAGCATGGAGTTCGTGGATGGCAAGAGCCTCTCCGAGCGCCGCATTTCCCTGCCGCATCACATCTTCACGGTGGATCAACTTGGTCCCTGGGTGGGCCAAATGTGTGATGCCCTGGACTACGCGCACCTGCAGAAGCGCATCGTCCACCGCGACCTGAAGCCAGCCAATCTCATGGTGAATTCGGAGTCGCAGATGAAGATCTCCGATTTCGGCATTTCGTGCAGCCTCTCGGACACGATGAGCCGCCTGAGCCGCGCGAACCAGCATTCGGGCACGAGCGGCACCCTGCTCTACATGAGTCCCCAGCAGGCCATGGGAGACCGGCCCAACCCCACGGATGACATCTATGCCGTGGGCGCGACCCTGTATGAGTTGTTGACGGGCAAGCCGCCCTTCTACCGCGGGGATATCACGACGCAAATCACGGGCAAGATTGCACCGAAGCTCAAGGACCGCCGCGAGGAACTTGGGATCCCCGCCTCCGATAATATTCCACGGGAGTGGGAGGAGGCCATTGCTGCGTGCCTGGAGAAAGACCCTGCGCGCCGACCACAGAGCGCCGGTGAGCTGGCCCAGATGCTGGGTGTTTCCCTGCGCAGCGAGATGAAGCCACTCACGCCGCAGGTGAAGACGAATTCCGAAGGCCTGCGGCCGATTGAAATCTCGTCCCCTCCGACGGAGAAGCAGGCAATGGCGGCGACGACGGCTTCCATGACGCGGTGGATTGCCACGGCGTGTGGGGTCCTGCTGCTGCTCGCTTGTATCAGCGGCGGTTACTGGTGGTGGACCAACCGTCCGGGAGAGTGGGCCGTGCAGACGGAGCCTGCGGGAGCCACGATTACCATTGGGACGCGTGTGTTCAAGGCGCCTGCCGTGATTACTGGACTGCCGCCGGGTGAAAATCGGGCTACCGTTTCCAAGGAAGGGTTCGCAACCCGCATGGTGGCGGTCACGGTGCTTCCCGGTAAGCGGGCGGAGAGTGGTCTCGTAAGCATGGTGCGTAGCGTGGGAAAGCTCACGGTCTCCAGTGATCCGGATGAAGTGGACTTTGTGGTGAGGTCCCTCACCAACGAAAACCAACCTAAAGAGAGTGGCGTGACGCCCAAGGTCCTGAATCTGCCGGTTGGCAAATACGAGGTGACCATGGAGCACGACAAGGTGATAAAGATTACCAACGTGGAGGTTCTCGAGGGGGAGACGCCGCGGGCGTTTTCCGAGTTCGAGAAGCCGGCTCCGGTCCCGCCACCTGCTCCTACGCCAGCACCCGCCCCGGTGGTTACCGCCAACACCTCTCCTCCTGCGTCAGCGCCCCCATCGATGCCGTCTTCCGCGGACATGCCACCGGCGGAAAGCAGCGCCACCCCGTCTGGCTCCGCTCCGCCGGCTCCCGGTCCGGATTCCACCGCCAATAGCATCCCTCCTTCCCCTCCGGCGTCAGCGCCATCGACCTCGATGCCGTCATCTGCGGGCACACCTCCGACCGCCGCCCCGACGACAGGGGCGAATGCTGGTGCTCCTGCACCCGCACCTGCTCCTGGGGCGACTCCGACTGCGGCCAGTAGTGCCAGTTTCGATCCGTCTGCCCCGCCGCCCGCTCAAAATCCTGCCGTGGCCGGACCTTCCGCTCCGGGAGAAGCAGCTCCGGCTGGAACCCAGCCGACCGTGGGCGAGCCTGCAGAAGGCCACTGGAAGCTTGATGAACTCTTCTCCAGCTCTGCCTACAACGGTTATTCCGAAGCAGGACGCCGCTATCTGCTCTACAAGGCGCAGCTCGGACTGAAGATCGGCGCGGATGGAAAGGTCGGGCCTGGCACCCACAAGGCCATCCAGAAATTCCAGACCGCAAACTCGCTGCAGCCCACCGGGCAGCTGGATGGTCCGACGCTTTCGGCTCTTGAGCTGACAAACGTGCCTGACAAATCCGAATGGTCAGCGCCGAAGAGCAGTGGCGGCAGCAGCAGCCGCTCCAACGGTGGTCGTACTCCTGAAAGCGAGAAGACCGCGGCACGCAAATTCATCGAGAGAAACATCCTGGGAGGCAGAGACCTCAAGGAAGTGTTCAAGGGCAGCAAGCAGTAG
- a CDS encoding pyridoxamine 5'-phosphate oxidase family protein, with the protein MPAPVPKPIEPAELPALAAATMRAAKFPMLASMDGDQARVRPVSPVRTDGFTVYVANLRNYHKTGEIAANPKVELCYLDPDHNQVRITGRAEVVTDRALIEDIWQENALLRAYLGSPDNPVFMLYRILPDHVRYMREWALEYHLVV; encoded by the coding sequence ATGCCCGCGCCCGTTCCCAAGCCCATCGAACCTGCCGAACTGCCCGCCCTCGCCGCGGCGACCATGCGTGCCGCCAAGTTTCCCATGCTCGCCAGCATGGATGGGGATCAAGCGCGGGTGCGTCCGGTATCGCCCGTGCGGACCGATGGCTTCACCGTCTATGTGGCGAACCTGCGCAACTACCACAAGACGGGCGAGATCGCTGCGAACCCCAAAGTGGAGCTGTGCTACCTCGACCCGGATCACAACCAAGTGCGCATCACCGGGCGCGCCGAAGTGGTGACGGATCGCGCCTTGATTGAGGACATCTGGCAGGAGAATGCCCTCCTGCGCGCGTACCTCGGCTCACCGGACAATCCGGTATTCATGCTTTATCGGATCCTTCCGGATCACGTGCGCTACATGCGGGAGTGGGCGCTGGAATATCATTTGGTTGTGTGA
- a CDS encoding D-2-hydroxyacid dehydrogenase, with protein MSPPDLPATLNVFTDIQVEPALMERLRTGIEPHRLLVAAAGGTSVLGGAPLDSQLAEAHIALGQPAVAGVLGAKNLRWLQVSTASITRYDTPEFRTAVADSKVVVTNSSPVYDQACAEHLLAFMLAQARQLPRALVTSTPSGTDTWYQLRASCRLLRGQTVLIVGYGSIAEKLVGMLAPFAMRVRAVRREPRGTESVNVLTPDQIYPALATADHVINILPDSESTRSFFSTKEFSVMKHGATFYNIGRGTTVDQDALAKALQDGPLSAAWLDVTEPEPLPTGHALLSLKNCFITPHIGGGQKDDMKDMVEHFLENFARYLKGDDLLSRVM; from the coding sequence ATGTCTCCTCCCGATCTGCCCGCCACGCTGAACGTTTTCACGGACATCCAAGTCGAGCCCGCGTTGATGGAGCGGCTGCGTACCGGCATCGAGCCACACCGGTTGCTGGTAGCTGCGGCAGGTGGCACTTCGGTGCTGGGGGGTGCGCCGTTGGACTCCCAGCTCGCAGAGGCGCACATCGCGCTCGGCCAGCCGGCGGTCGCAGGAGTACTGGGCGCCAAAAACCTGCGCTGGCTGCAGGTGAGCACCGCGAGCATCACCCGGTATGATACCCCTGAATTCCGCACAGCCGTCGCGGACAGCAAGGTAGTGGTGACGAACAGCTCACCGGTGTATGATCAGGCCTGCGCGGAGCACCTGCTCGCCTTCATGCTGGCCCAGGCCCGCCAGCTCCCCCGTGCCCTTGTCACCTCCACTCCCAGCGGCACGGACACGTGGTACCAGCTCCGCGCGAGCTGCCGCCTCCTGCGCGGGCAAACGGTCTTGATCGTGGGCTACGGCTCCATCGCGGAGAAATTGGTGGGCATGCTCGCCCCCTTTGCCATGCGGGTGCGCGCCGTCCGCCGCGAGCCTCGCGGCACCGAGAGCGTGAATGTCCTCACCCCGGATCAAATCTATCCCGCCCTCGCCACCGCCGATCACGTGATCAACATCCTTCCGGACAGCGAGAGCACCCGCAGCTTCTTTTCCACGAAGGAATTTTCCGTCATGAAGCACGGTGCCACGTTTTACAACATCGGCCGCGGCACCACGGTGGATCAGGATGCGCTCGCGAAGGCCCTGCAGGACGGACCACTCAGTGCCGCCTGGCTCGATGTGACAGAACCCGAGCCCCTCCCCACGGGCCACGCCCTCCTCTCACTGAAGAACTGCTTCATCACACCCCACATCGGCGGCGGACAGAAGGATGACATGAAAGACATGGTGGAGCATTTCCTGGAGAACTTCGCGCGCTACCTGAAAGGCGACGACCTTCTGAGCCGGGTGATGTGA
- a CDS encoding EF-hand domain-containing protein yields MKITAVLFALIVTASVSFAADEKKPAEGAKPKVDPAAAFAKKDKDGNGKLSKEEFTANAKDAAKAEKQFANKDKDKDGSVSKEEFTAAGPKKDK; encoded by the coding sequence ATGAAAATCACTGCAGTTCTTTTCGCGCTTATCGTGACCGCCTCCGTTTCCTTCGCCGCTGACGAGAAGAAGCCCGCCGAAGGCGCCAAGCCCAAGGTCGACCCGGCCGCTGCCTTCGCCAAGAAGGACAAGGACGGCAACGGCAAGCTCTCCAAGGAAGAGTTCACCGCCAATGCCAAGGACGCCGCCAAGGCTGAGAAGCAATTCGCCAACAAGGACAAGGACAAGGACGGTTCCGTGTCCAAGGAAGAGTTCACCGCCGCTGGCCCCAAGAAGGACAAGTAA
- a CDS encoding EF-hand domain-containing protein, which translates to MKIILTLGALLLSASLTFAADGDKPRKPAEGGARPNPEELFKKLDANSDGAISKEEYLASPRAKENAERAEKSFTARDKDKDGKLSKEEFTAKPEGGRGGDRGGKKPEGDGAAKKEGAGDKKP; encoded by the coding sequence ATGAAGATCATCCTGACCCTTGGAGCCCTGCTCCTGAGCGCCTCCCTCACCTTCGCCGCTGACGGCGACAAGCCCCGTAAACCCGCGGAAGGCGGCGCCCGCCCGAATCCGGAAGAGCTCTTCAAGAAGCTCGACGCCAACAGTGACGGCGCCATCAGCAAGGAAGAGTATCTGGCCTCCCCCCGCGCCAAGGAGAATGCTGAGCGCGCTGAGAAGTCCTTCACCGCCCGTGACAAGGACAAGGACGGCAAGCTGAGCAAGGAAGAGTTCACCGCCAAACCTGAAGGCGGCCGCGGCGGAGACCGCGGTGGCAAGAAGCCCGAGGGTGACGGCGCCGCCAAGAAAGAAGGCGCAGGCGACAAGAAGCCCTGA
- a CDS encoding NUDIX hydrolase — protein MKTLLDFSRELAAIGQAGLTYSKDPFDKERFARLREMASELLQAPEQIPAFRWPDEKGYSTPKVDVRGAIFCGDQVLLIKETASGQWTLPGGWADVNHSPKENVERECKEETGYDVTATAITSVIDRERAGYPSNAYTTYKIFFLCEIVGGAPQLNIESSGIEFFPLRALPELDTHRTSREDIEHAYTFYQNGRGTVHFN, from the coding sequence ATGAAAACCCTCCTCGATTTCTCACGTGAACTTGCCGCGATTGGGCAGGCTGGCCTCACCTATTCAAAAGACCCCTTCGATAAGGAGCGCTTTGCGAGGCTGCGTGAGATGGCCAGCGAGCTGCTGCAAGCTCCGGAGCAGATTCCGGCATTTCGCTGGCCGGATGAGAAGGGCTATTCCACGCCGAAGGTCGATGTGCGAGGAGCCATTTTTTGTGGTGACCAGGTGCTCTTGATCAAAGAAACCGCGTCGGGCCAGTGGACGCTGCCGGGAGGCTGGGCAGATGTGAACCACAGCCCGAAGGAGAACGTGGAGCGCGAGTGCAAGGAAGAAACTGGCTACGACGTGACCGCCACCGCCATCACCTCCGTCATCGATCGCGAACGGGCGGGCTATCCATCGAACGCGTACACGACCTACAAAATTTTCTTCCTCTGCGAGATTGTCGGCGGCGCTCCCCAATTGAACATCGAGAGCAGTGGAATTGAGTTCTTCCCACTTAGGGCGCTGCCCGAGTTGGATACCCACCGGACGAGTCGGGAAGACATTGAGCACGCCTACACGTTTTATCAGAACGGTCGGGGAACGGTGCACTTCAACTGA
- a CDS encoding PhoH family protein: MLHEAASPADVSLFSEEETRQRNGNGNGLDLFPEQSNGNGSPKVGLRRRRGTQGRNGTAKPTQVKTFVLDTNVLLHDPACLHRFEENDVCIPVEVLGELDRFKGEPSERGANAREVHRTLSKFFAQPEINVMEGVPTAGGGRVRLIVFDTEEAKCSLAVQRFQRIFHDLEKPDHRILACALWMAERTPEPVILVTKDLNMQLKARATGVICEDYLHDKVEARDATHHDIVRIEVTPHELQRFASSGILEFPPARTAGLALNEYVLLMAGEKQSMPARYIGPQGFTRLLVPESMRIMQGRTIKPMNLGQACFLDALMNPEISLVTCFGQAGTGKTLLACAAGLSQVLGNAYTGITVSRPIVAMGQGIGFLPGSLQEKMRPWLQPVYDALDLLTRPSANPTFSKKKAARHGNPNPPPMASVAGGASAPYDPLIQAGMVEIEALCYIRGRSIPDRFFILDEAQQLTPLEAKTVVTRMSRGSKLVLIGDPAQIDNPYVDSRSNGLVYTRQRLRGQPFAAHVPLSKGERSPLAEAGARLL; the protein is encoded by the coding sequence ATGCTCCATGAAGCCGCCTCTCCTGCCGATGTGTCCCTTTTCTCAGAAGAAGAAACCCGGCAGCGGAACGGAAATGGTAATGGGCTCGATCTCTTCCCCGAGCAATCCAATGGCAATGGTTCCCCCAAGGTCGGCCTGAGACGACGAAGAGGAACCCAGGGCCGGAACGGCACTGCCAAACCCACGCAGGTGAAAACCTTCGTGCTGGATACGAATGTCCTGCTGCATGATCCCGCGTGTCTGCATCGCTTCGAGGAAAACGATGTGTGCATTCCCGTGGAGGTCCTCGGTGAACTGGATCGCTTCAAAGGCGAACCCAGCGAGCGCGGCGCGAATGCCCGTGAGGTGCACCGCACACTCTCGAAGTTCTTCGCACAGCCCGAGATCAACGTGATGGAAGGTGTGCCCACCGCCGGCGGTGGACGCGTGCGCCTCATCGTGTTCGATACCGAGGAGGCGAAGTGCTCCCTGGCAGTGCAGCGCTTCCAGCGCATTTTCCATGACCTGGAGAAACCGGATCACCGCATCCTCGCGTGTGCCCTGTGGATGGCCGAGCGCACGCCAGAGCCAGTCATCCTCGTCACGAAGGATCTGAACATGCAGCTCAAGGCCCGCGCCACGGGCGTGATCTGTGAGGACTACCTGCATGACAAGGTGGAGGCCCGCGATGCCACGCACCACGACATCGTTCGCATAGAAGTGACCCCGCATGAGCTGCAGCGTTTCGCCAGCAGTGGGATACTGGAATTCCCACCGGCACGCACCGCAGGGCTTGCGCTCAATGAGTACGTGTTGCTCATGGCCGGTGAAAAACAGTCCATGCCTGCGCGCTATATCGGACCCCAGGGCTTCACACGCCTGCTGGTGCCGGAGAGCATGCGCATCATGCAGGGACGCACCATCAAGCCCATGAACCTGGGCCAGGCGTGCTTCCTCGATGCCTTGATGAATCCGGAAATCTCCCTGGTCACCTGCTTCGGTCAGGCGGGCACGGGCAAGACGCTCCTCGCGTGTGCGGCGGGCCTCTCGCAGGTGTTGGGCAATGCCTACACCGGCATCACCGTGAGCCGTCCGATTGTGGCCATGGGTCAGGGCATTGGCTTCCTCCCCGGCAGCCTGCAGGAAAAGATGCGCCCCTGGCTCCAGCCGGTGTACGACGCCCTGGATCTGCTCACGCGGCCCTCGGCGAACCCCACCTTCAGCAAGAAGAAGGCAGCCCGCCACGGCAATCCCAACCCGCCGCCCATGGCTTCAGTAGCAGGTGGAGCCTCCGCTCCCTATGACCCGCTGATTCAGGCCGGCATGGTGGAGATCGAGGCGCTCTGCTACATCCGCGGACGCAGCATCCCGGACCGCTTCTTTATCCTGGATGAAGCCCAGCAACTCACCCCGCTCGAGGCCAAGACCGTCGTCACCCGCATGAGCCGTGGCAGCAAGCTGGTGCTCATCGGCGACCCTGCCCAGATCGACAATCCCTATGTCGACAGCCGCAGCAACGGCCTCGTATACACCCGCCAGCGCCTGCGTGGCCAGCCCTTCGCGGCCCACGTGCCCCTGAGCAAGGGTGAACGCAGCCCGCTGGCCGAGGCTGGGGCGCGGTTGTTGTAA
- a CDS encoding PIG-L family deacetylase, protein MLFRHSKADLFVPDQGDPAQAFSRVTHLGIVSHQDDLEIAAYHGITECFRRDDKWFGGVVVTNGAGSPRKGPYAEYTDEGMQEVRKQEQRKAAFVGEYSVMVQLGYPSEEVKHSRREDVSADILSILKMTQPQFVYLHNPADRHDTHVATFLRCLEALRALPKEARPQKVFGCEVWRKLDWLLADDKVMLWVDQFPHLISALIAVFDSQISGGKRYDLAEEGLRRANATYFDSHTTDDTSSLTFAMDLTPLIQDDKLDPEEFALGFVDRLKEDVRARIRKFQ, encoded by the coding sequence ATGCTCTTTCGCCATTCCAAAGCCGACCTCTTCGTTCCTGATCAAGGCGACCCTGCCCAAGCCTTCTCCCGGGTCACCCACTTGGGCATTGTCAGCCACCAGGATGACCTGGAAATCGCCGCATACCACGGCATCACGGAGTGCTTCCGTCGCGATGACAAATGGTTCGGCGGTGTGGTGGTGACGAATGGCGCCGGCAGTCCGCGCAAGGGCCCCTATGCTGAGTACACGGATGAAGGCATGCAGGAAGTGCGCAAGCAGGAGCAGCGCAAGGCGGCCTTCGTAGGTGAGTACAGCGTGATGGTGCAGCTGGGCTATCCCAGTGAAGAAGTGAAGCACTCGCGCCGCGAAGATGTGAGCGCGGATATCTTGAGCATCCTGAAAATGACGCAGCCGCAGTTTGTATATCTGCACAATCCAGCGGATCGCCATGATACGCACGTGGCTACTTTCCTGCGCTGCCTGGAAGCGCTCCGCGCCCTGCCGAAGGAAGCGCGTCCGCAGAAGGTGTTCGGCTGCGAGGTGTGGCGCAAGCTGGACTGGCTGCTCGCGGATGACAAGGTGATGCTGTGGGTGGATCAGTTCCCGCACCTCATCAGCGCATTGATCGCTGTGTTCGATTCACAAATCAGTGGAGGCAAACGCTACGACCTCGCCGAGGAAGGCCTGCGTCGCGCGAATGCCACCTACTTCGACTCGCACACCACGGACGATACCAGTTCCCTCACCTTCGCGATGGATCTCACGCCGTTGATTCAGGATGACAAGCTGGACCCGGAGGAGTTTGCACTGGGTTTTGTGGATCGCCTGAAGGAGGACGTGCGCGCGAGGATCCGGAAGTTCCAATAG
- a CDS encoding DUF488 family protein: MIRTKSAAEKPSKQDGVRLYVTRFWPRGHGRDECDAWLPNLAPSEKLLRAFLSDKITWAAFSKEYKKEMTKGYGDEGEKNTHMRNSGQKHALKLLKLLAKGQTVTLICSCAPDEKHCHRHLLQALLED, from the coding sequence ATGATCCGCACCAAGTCCGCCGCGGAAAAGCCTTCGAAGCAGGACGGTGTGCGGCTTTATGTAACTCGCTTCTGGCCACGCGGACATGGGCGCGATGAATGTGATGCGTGGCTGCCGAATCTCGCGCCGAGCGAGAAGCTGTTGCGGGCGTTTCTTTCCGACAAGATCACGTGGGCGGCCTTCTCCAAGGAGTACAAGAAGGAGATGACCAAGGGTTATGGCGACGAGGGGGAGAAGAACACGCACATGCGGAACTCGGGACAGAAGCACGCGTTGAAGCTTCTGAAACTGCTCGCGAAGGGTCAGACCGTCACACTCATCTGCTCCTGCGCCCCGGATGAAAAACACTGCCACCGGCATTTGCTTCAGGCATTGCTGGAGGATTGA
- a CDS encoding CYTH domain-containing protein yields MGQEIERKFLVVGDSWREGAEGTLYRQGYLAKDKERTVRVRVAGTKAYLTIKGCTKGTSRAEYEYEIPLLDAEELLDLCEGPLVEKTRHKIPHAGHTWEVDVFHGDNEGLIMAEVELKSEDEQVEMPGWAGKEVSDDSRYYNSSLSKKPYKTWAGT; encoded by the coding sequence ATGGGACAAGAGATCGAGCGTAAATTTCTGGTGGTCGGCGATAGTTGGCGCGAAGGCGCCGAGGGCACACTGTATCGTCAGGGTTATCTCGCGAAGGACAAGGAGCGCACCGTGCGTGTGCGCGTCGCGGGTACGAAAGCGTATCTCACCATCAAGGGCTGCACGAAGGGCACGAGCCGCGCAGAGTATGAGTATGAAATCCCGCTGCTAGATGCGGAGGAACTGCTGGACCTGTGCGAAGGACCGCTGGTGGAAAAGACGAGGCACAAGATTCCGCACGCTGGGCATACGTGGGAGGTGGACGTCTTCCATGGAGACAACGAAGGCCTCATCATGGCGGAGGTGGAGTTGAAGAGCGAAGATGAGCAGGTGGAAATGCCGGGGTGGGCTGGCAAGGAAGTGTCTGACGATTCGCGTTACTACAATTCGAGCCTGTCCAAGAAGCCGTACAAGACATGGGCTGGAACGTGA
- a CDS encoding DUF5069 domain-containing protein, whose amino-acid sequence MKIEGIKGCYEKTGGLFYFPRMCSKIRLHAEGKLPEGHHAYLGTGFDGRTCRYLKVSYEDVKAQVLAGKSDEEVLEWCQTTGRRLNDEEILFFNSFMSKRGWRDDETDGYIPECIREYGFADDGTLVTDFDLIEKDEGRWYPDQWRDAWKT is encoded by the coding sequence ATGAAGATCGAAGGCATCAAAGGCTGTTACGAAAAGACGGGCGGGTTGTTTTATTTCCCGCGCATGTGCTCGAAGATCCGCCTGCATGCGGAGGGCAAGCTCCCGGAGGGACACCATGCGTATCTCGGCACTGGGTTCGATGGACGCACCTGCCGTTATCTGAAGGTGAGTTACGAAGATGTGAAGGCCCAGGTGCTTGCGGGCAAGTCTGATGAGGAAGTGCTGGAGTGGTGCCAGACCACCGGACGCCGGCTCAATGACGAGGAGATCCTGTTCTTCAACAGCTTCATGAGCAAGCGCGGCTGGCGTGATGATGAAACGGACGGTTACATCCCCGAGTGCATTCGCGAATATGGTTTTGCGGATGATGGCACGCTGGTGACGGATTTTGATCTCATCGAGAAGGATGAGGGCCGCTGGTATCCGGATCAGTGGCGGGATGCGTGGAAGACCTGA